The following are from one region of the Pseudomonas lalucatii genome:
- the mltB gene encoding lytic murein transglycosylase B, which translates to MHKLRGWAARQAPWLGLAGVFALAQPALAGAYADSPQVAEFVAEMTRDYGFAGEQLHQLFAQVERKQAIIDAISRPAEKVKPWSAYRPIFITEARIARGVAFWKQHQATLARAEQEYGVPAQVIVAIIGVETFYGGNTGGYRVADALSTLAFDYPPRAPFFRKELREFLMLAREEQIDPLAVTGSYAGAMGLPQFMPSSFRAYAVDFDGDGKVNIWSNPVDAIGSVASYFKRHGWQPGEPVASPARVEGEQAEQGLSPGLDPVHNVGELRALGWSGADGLSDDLAVTAFRLDGAEGPEYWLGLPNFFVITRYNRSVMYAMAVNQLAELLVDARGAQ; encoded by the coding sequence ATGCACAAATTGCGCGGCTGGGCTGCACGGCAGGCCCCCTGGCTAGGATTGGCCGGGGTTTTCGCACTCGCTCAGCCGGCGCTCGCCGGCGCCTACGCGGACTCGCCGCAGGTGGCCGAGTTCGTCGCCGAGATGACCCGCGACTATGGCTTCGCCGGCGAACAGCTGCACCAGCTGTTCGCCCAGGTCGAGCGCAAGCAGGCGATCATCGACGCCATCTCGCGGCCGGCGGAGAAGGTCAAGCCCTGGAGCGCCTACCGGCCGATCTTCATCACCGAGGCCCGCATCGCCCGCGGCGTGGCGTTCTGGAAGCAGCACCAGGCGACCCTGGCGCGCGCCGAGCAGGAATACGGCGTGCCGGCCCAGGTGATAGTCGCGATCATCGGCGTGGAGACCTTCTACGGCGGCAACACCGGCGGCTACCGGGTGGCCGATGCGCTGTCGACCCTGGCCTTCGACTACCCGCCGCGGGCGCCTTTCTTCCGCAAGGAGCTGCGCGAGTTCCTCATGCTGGCGCGCGAGGAGCAGATCGACCCGCTCGCCGTCACCGGCTCCTACGCCGGCGCCATGGGCCTGCCGCAGTTCATGCCGAGCAGCTTCCGCGCCTACGCGGTGGACTTCGACGGCGACGGCAAGGTCAATATCTGGAGCAACCCGGTGGACGCCATCGGCAGCGTCGCCAGCTATTTCAAGCGCCACGGCTGGCAGCCCGGCGAGCCGGTGGCCAGTCCCGCCCGGGTCGAGGGCGAGCAGGCCGAGCAGGGCCTCAGCCCGGGGCTCGATCCGGTGCATAACGTCGGCGAGCTGCGCGCGCTCGGCTGGTCCGGCGCCGATGGCCTGAGCGACGATCTGGCGGTCACCGCCTTCCGCCTGGACGGCGCCGAAGGCCCCGAGTACTGGCTGGGCCTGCCGAACTTCTTCGTCATCACCCGCTACAACCGCAGCGTCATGTACGCCATGGCGGTGAACCAGCTGGCCGAACTGCTGGTCGATGCGCGAGGGGCGCAGTGA
- the mrdA gene encoding penicillin-binding protein 2, with protein sequence MPQPIRLKDHEKDARLIRARALVGALVVLLLTAVLVARLYYLQVVQYEYHSTLSENNRVHVQPIPPNRGLIFDRNGVIIADNRPSFSLTLTRERAGDWERVLDVIVEVLELDQDERALFEKRVRQGRRPFEPVPVLFELSEEQIARIAINQFRLPGVEVVARLVRHYPLGEHFAHSVGYVGRINEKELKELDPVAYSGTHHIGKTGIERFYEEQLHGEVGYEEVETNARGRVLRVLKRTDPLPGKDIVLTLDARLQQAAEEALGGRRGAIVAIQPATGEVLAMVSQPSFDPNPFVTGIGFKAYADLRDSIDRPLYNRVLRGLYPPGSTIKPMMAVAGLDAGVVTPTSRVFDPGFYQLPGHSHKYRNWNRSGDGWVSMELAIARSNDTYFYDLAHKMGIDRMHDYMTRFGLGQRVALDMFEETAGLMPSRDWKRARYRQPWYPGETLILGIGQGYMQTTPLQLAQAVTLMANRGKWIRPHLAKSIEGRRPVDDEPVPDIVLRDSKAWDHANFGMEQVMHGPRGTAKKVGDSAAYRIAGKSGTAQVVAIKQGEKYDRNKVQERHRDHALFVAFAPVQNPQIAVAVMVENGESGSGVAAPVVKQVMDAWLLDDNGQLKAEYAPPLGAQVGAR encoded by the coding sequence ATGCCGCAGCCGATCCGCCTCAAGGACCACGAAAAAGACGCGCGCCTGATCCGTGCGCGGGCGCTGGTCGGCGCCCTGGTGGTGCTGCTGCTCACCGCGGTGCTGGTCGCCCGCCTGTATTACCTGCAGGTGGTGCAGTACGAGTACCACTCGACCCTGTCGGAAAACAACCGGGTGCACGTGCAACCCATCCCGCCCAACCGCGGGCTGATCTTCGACCGCAACGGGGTGATCATCGCCGACAACCGGCCGAGCTTCAGCCTGACCCTGACCCGCGAGCGCGCCGGCGACTGGGAGCGGGTGCTGGATGTGATCGTCGAGGTGCTGGAGCTGGATCAGGACGAGCGGGCGCTGTTCGAGAAGCGCGTGCGCCAGGGGCGGCGGCCGTTCGAGCCGGTGCCGGTGCTGTTCGAGCTGTCCGAGGAGCAGATCGCCCGCATCGCCATCAACCAGTTCCGCCTGCCCGGGGTCGAGGTGGTCGCCCGCCTGGTGCGCCACTACCCGCTGGGCGAGCACTTCGCCCATTCGGTCGGCTATGTCGGGCGGATCAACGAGAAGGAACTCAAGGAGCTCGACCCGGTGGCGTACAGCGGCACCCACCATATCGGCAAGACCGGCATCGAGCGCTTCTACGAGGAGCAGCTGCACGGCGAGGTCGGCTACGAGGAGGTCGAGACCAATGCCCGCGGCCGCGTGCTGCGGGTGCTCAAGCGCACCGACCCGTTGCCCGGCAAGGACATCGTGCTGACCCTCGACGCGCGCCTGCAGCAGGCCGCCGAGGAGGCCCTGGGCGGCCGCCGCGGCGCCATAGTGGCGATCCAGCCAGCCACCGGCGAGGTCCTGGCCATGGTCAGCCAGCCCAGCTTCGACCCCAATCCCTTCGTCACCGGCATCGGCTTCAAGGCCTATGCCGACCTGCGCGATTCCATCGACCGGCCGCTGTACAACCGGGTGTTGCGCGGCCTCTACCCGCCGGGCTCGACCATCAAGCCGATGATGGCGGTGGCCGGTCTCGACGCCGGTGTGGTGACGCCCACGTCGCGGGTATTCGATCCGGGCTTCTACCAGTTGCCCGGGCATAGCCACAAATACCGCAACTGGAACCGCAGCGGCGATGGCTGGGTGAGCATGGAGCTGGCCATCGCCCGCTCCAACGACACCTATTTCTACGACCTGGCGCACAAGATGGGCATCGATCGCATGCACGACTACATGACCCGCTTCGGCCTGGGCCAGCGCGTGGCGCTGGACATGTTCGAGGAGACCGCCGGGCTGATGCCCTCGCGGGACTGGAAGCGCGCGCGCTACCGCCAGCCCTGGTACCCGGGCGAGACCCTGATCCTCGGCATCGGCCAGGGCTACATGCAGACCACGCCGCTGCAGCTGGCCCAGGCCGTGACCCTGATGGCCAACCGCGGCAAGTGGATTCGTCCGCACCTGGCCAAGAGCATCGAGGGGCGTCGGCCGGTCGACGACGAGCCGGTGCCGGACATCGTGCTGCGCGACTCCAAGGCCTGGGACCACGCCAACTTCGGCATGGAACAGGTGATGCACGGCCCGCGCGGCACCGCCAAGAAGGTCGGCGACAGCGCGGCCTACCGCATCGCCGGCAAGAGCGGCACGGCCCAGGTGGTGGCGATCAAGCAGGGTGAGAAGTACGACCGCAACAAGGTGCAGGAGCGCCACCGCGACCACGCCCTGTTCGTCGCCTTCGCCCCGGTGCAGAACCCGCAGATCGCCGTGGCGGTGATGGTGGAGAACGGCGAGTCCGGCTCCGGGGTCGCGGCGCCCGTGGTCAAGCAGGTGATGGATGCCTGGCTGCTCGACGACAACGGCCAGCTCAAGGCCGAGTATGCGCCGCCGCTCGGCGCGCAGGTGGGCGCGCGATGA
- a CDS encoding glutamate-5-semialdehyde dehydrogenase, translating to MTESVLDYMTRLGRAAREASRVVARASTAQKNRALLAAAEALDGARGELAAANEKDLAAGRANGLDAALLDRLALTPARIDGMIEGLRQIAGLADPVGAIRDMSYRPSGIQVGKMRVPLGVIGIIYESRPNVTIDAASLCLKSGNATILRGGSEAIHSNRAIATCIQRGLAAAELPAAAVQVVETTDRAAVGALISMPEFVDVIVPRGGKGLIERVSRDAKVPVIKHLDGICHVYVDAQADLAKAQQIAFNAKTYRYGICGAMETLLVDQAVAADFLPGMAQMFADKGVELRGCERTRGLIEAKAASEEDWGTEYLAAILAIRVVDGLDAAIEHINRYGSHHTDSIVTEHQGHARRFLAEVDSSSVMLNTPTCFADGFEYGLGAEIGISTDKLHARGPVGLEGLTCEKYVVIGDGQLRGQNA from the coding sequence ATGACAGAGTCCGTGCTCGACTATATGACCCGTCTGGGCCGCGCGGCCCGCGAAGCCTCGCGGGTAGTCGCCCGTGCCAGCACCGCACAGAAGAACCGCGCCCTGCTGGCGGCCGCCGAGGCGCTGGACGGCGCCCGCGGCGAACTGGCCGCGGCCAACGAAAAGGACCTCGCCGCCGGCCGCGCCAATGGCCTGGATGCGGCGCTGCTCGATCGCCTGGCGCTGACCCCGGCGCGTATCGACGGCATGATTGAGGGCCTGCGGCAGATCGCCGGCCTGGCCGACCCGGTCGGCGCGATCCGCGACATGAGCTACCGTCCGTCCGGTATCCAGGTCGGCAAGATGCGCGTGCCCCTGGGGGTGATCGGCATCATCTACGAGTCGCGGCCCAATGTGACCATCGACGCCGCCAGCCTGTGCCTGAAGTCCGGCAACGCCACCATCCTGCGCGGCGGCTCCGAGGCCATCCACTCCAACCGCGCCATCGCCACCTGTATCCAGCGCGGCCTGGCCGCCGCCGAGCTGCCGGCCGCCGCCGTGCAGGTGGTGGAGACCACCGACCGCGCCGCGGTCGGTGCGCTGATCAGCATGCCGGAGTTCGTTGACGTGATAGTGCCGCGCGGCGGCAAGGGCCTGATCGAGCGCGTCAGCCGCGATGCCAAGGTGCCGGTGATCAAGCACCTGGACGGCATCTGCCATGTCTATGTCGATGCCCAGGCCGACCTGGCCAAGGCGCAGCAGATTGCCTTCAACGCCAAGACCTACCGCTACGGCATCTGCGGCGCCATGGAGACCCTGCTGGTGGATCAGGCGGTGGCGGCGGACTTCCTGCCCGGCATGGCGCAAATGTTCGCCGACAAGGGCGTCGAGTTGCGCGGCTGCGAACGCACCCGCGGGCTGATCGAGGCCAAGGCGGCGAGCGAGGAAGACTGGGGCACCGAGTACCTGGCGGCGATCCTGGCGATCCGCGTGGTCGACGGCCTGGATGCGGCCATCGAGCACATCAACCGCTATGGCTCGCACCACACCGACAGCATCGTCACCGAGCACCAGGGCCACGCCCGGCGCTTCCTCGCCGAGGTCGACTCCAGCTCGGTGATGCTCAACACGCCGACCTGCTTCGCCGACGGCTTCGAGTACGGCCTGGGGGCGGAGATCGGCATCTCCACCGACAAGCTGCACGCCCGCGGTCCGGTCGGTCTGGAAGGCCTGACCTGCGAGAAGTATGTGGTGATCGGAGACGGTCAACTGCGCGGGCAGAATGCCTAA
- the rlmH gene encoding 23S rRNA (pseudouridine(1915)-N(3))-methyltransferase RlmH has protein sequence MRIKLIAVGSRMPRWVEDGWQEYAKRMPAELALELVEIPLTTRGKNADVARMIRQEGEAMLAKVQPGERIVTLEVEGRPWSTEQLAVELDKWRLDARTVNLMVGGPEGLAPEVQARSEQRWSLSPLTLPHPLVRILIGEQIYRAWTVLSGHPYHK, from the coding sequence GTGCGCATCAAGTTGATCGCCGTCGGCTCGCGCATGCCGCGCTGGGTCGAGGACGGCTGGCAGGAATACGCCAAGCGCATGCCTGCCGAGCTGGCCCTGGAGCTGGTGGAGATTCCCCTGACCACCCGCGGCAAGAATGCCGACGTGGCGCGGATGATCCGCCAGGAGGGCGAGGCCATGCTGGCCAAGGTGCAGCCCGGGGAACGCATCGTCACCCTGGAAGTCGAAGGACGGCCGTGGAGCACCGAGCAGCTGGCCGTCGAGCTGGACAAGTGGCGCCTGGACGCGCGCACCGTCAACCTCATGGTCGGCGGCCCGGAAGGCCTGGCGCCCGAGGTGCAGGCGCGCAGCGAGCAGCGCTGGTCGCTGTCGCCGCTGACCCTGCCGCATCCGCTGGTGCGCATCCTCATCGGCGAGCAGATCTACCGTGCCTGGACCGTGCTGTCCGGCCACCCCTACCACAAGTAA
- the rsfS gene encoding ribosome silencing factor: MRSEELVKLAIAALEDIKAQDITTIDVRDKTSITDYMVIASGTSSRHVKSLVDNVLEKVKEQGVRPLGSEGLDSGEWALLDLGDIVVHVMLPTARQFYDLERLWQGAEQSRAQHGTDHE; the protein is encoded by the coding sequence ATGCGCAGCGAAGAGCTGGTCAAACTGGCGATCGCCGCCCTGGAAGACATCAAGGCGCAGGACATCACCACCATCGATGTGCGCGACAAGACCAGCATCACCGATTACATGGTGATCGCCAGCGGTACCTCCAGCCGCCACGTCAAGTCGCTGGTCGACAACGTCCTGGAGAAGGTCAAGGAGCAGGGCGTGCGCCCGCTCGGCAGCGAAGGCCTGGACAGCGGCGAGTGGGCCCTGCTCGACCTGGGCGACATCGTCGTCCACGTGATGCTGCCGACCGCCCGCCAGTTCTACGACCTCGAGCGCCTGTGGCAGGGCGCCGAGCAGAGCCGCGCGCAGCACGGCACGGACCACGAATAG
- the nadD gene encoding nicotinate-nucleotide adenylyltransferase, producing MPKRIGIFGGTFDPVHIGHLRSALEVAQFMALDELRLVPSARPPHRDAPQVTAEDRLAMVRLAVAELAPLCVDDRELRRDKPSYSIDTLESLRAELAVDDQLFLLLGWDAFCGLPSWHRWTELLEHCHILVLQRPDADSEPPEALRNLMAARSRNDPLALDGPGGQISFIWQTPLAVSATQIRGLLASGQSVRYLVPDAVLTYIHAHGLYRAAN from the coding sequence ATGCCTAAACGCATCGGCATCTTCGGCGGCACCTTCGACCCGGTGCATATCGGCCATCTGCGCAGTGCCCTGGAAGTGGCGCAGTTCATGGCCCTCGACGAGTTGCGCCTGGTGCCCAGCGCGCGGCCGCCGCATCGCGATGCGCCGCAGGTGACGGCCGAGGACCGCCTGGCCATGGTGCGGCTGGCGGTGGCGGAGCTGGCGCCGCTGTGCGTCGACGATCGCGAGCTCAGGCGCGACAAGCCGTCCTACAGCATCGACACCCTGGAGTCGTTGCGTGCCGAGCTGGCGGTGGACGACCAGCTGTTCCTGCTGCTGGGCTGGGACGCCTTCTGCGGCCTGCCGAGCTGGCACCGCTGGACGGAGCTGCTGGAGCACTGCCATATCCTGGTGCTGCAGCGGCCGGACGCCGACAGCGAGCCGCCGGAGGCGCTGCGCAACCTGATGGCGGCACGCAGCCGCAACGACCCCCTGGCCCTGGACGGGCCGGGCGGACAGATTTCCTTTATCTGGCAGACCCCCCTGGCGGTGTCGGCCACGCAGATCCGCGGCCTGCTGGCCAGCGGCCAGTCGGTGCGCTACCTGGTGCCCGACGCGGTACTGACTTATATCCACGCGCACGGGCTGTACCGTGCGGCGAACTGA
- the rodA gene encoding rod shape-determining protein RodA has product MRRRASLLQRLHIDGILLLLLLTLAAGSLFILYSASGKNLDLLTKQATSFGIGLVGMFVIAQFEPRFMARWVPLAYVGGVGLLVAVDVMGHNAMGATRWINIPGVIRFQPSEFMKIIMPATIAWYLSTRSLPPSLKHIAISLALIGVPFVLILLQPDLGTSLLVIASGAFVLFMAGLQWRWIIGAAAAVVPIAVGMWFFVLREYQKQRVLTFLNPESDPLGSGWNIIQSKAAIGSGGVLGKGWLLGTQSHLDFLPESHTDFIIAVLAEEFGLVGVCLLLLLYVLLIARGLVITVQAQTLFGKLLAGALTMTFFVYVFVNIGMVSGLLPVVGVPLPFISYGGTSLITLLSGFGILMSIHTHRKWIAQV; this is encoded by the coding sequence CTGCGCCGCCGGGCCAGCCTGCTGCAGCGCCTGCACATCGACGGCATCCTGCTGCTGCTGTTGCTGACCCTGGCGGCCGGCAGCCTGTTCATTCTCTACTCGGCCAGCGGCAAGAACCTCGACCTGCTGACCAAGCAGGCCACCTCCTTCGGCATCGGCCTGGTCGGCATGTTCGTCATCGCCCAGTTCGAGCCGCGCTTCATGGCGCGCTGGGTGCCGCTGGCCTATGTCGGCGGGGTCGGCCTGCTGGTGGCGGTGGATGTCATGGGCCACAACGCCATGGGCGCGACGCGCTGGATCAACATCCCCGGGGTGATCCGCTTCCAGCCCTCGGAATTCATGAAGATCATCATGCCGGCGACCATCGCCTGGTACCTGTCCACCCGCAGCCTGCCGCCGAGTCTCAAGCACATCGCCATCAGCCTGGCGCTGATCGGCGTGCCCTTCGTGCTGATCCTGCTGCAGCCGGACCTGGGCACCTCGCTGCTGGTGATCGCCTCGGGCGCCTTCGTGCTGTTCATGGCCGGCCTGCAGTGGCGCTGGATCATCGGCGCGGCGGCGGCAGTGGTGCCGATCGCCGTGGGCATGTGGTTCTTCGTGTTGCGCGAGTACCAGAAGCAGCGGGTGCTGACCTTCCTCAACCCGGAGAGCGATCCGCTGGGCAGCGGCTGGAACATCATCCAGTCGAAGGCGGCCATCGGCTCGGGCGGGGTGCTGGGCAAGGGCTGGCTGCTCGGCACCCAGTCGCACCTGGACTTTTTGCCGGAAAGCCATACGGACTTTATCATTGCCGTGCTCGCCGAGGAGTTCGGCCTGGTCGGGGTCTGCCTGCTGTTGCTGCTCTATGTGCTGTTGATCGCCCGCGGCCTGGTGATTACCGTGCAAGCGCAGACGCTGTTCGGTAAGCTCCTCGCCGGGGCCTTGACCATGACCTTCTTCGTCTACGTATTCGTCAATATCGGCATGGTCAGCGGCCTGCTGCCGGTGGTGGGGGTGCCGCTGCCGTTCATCAGCTACGGCGGCACCTCGCTGATCACGCTGCTATCGGGATTTGGGATTTTGATGTCGATCCACACCCACCGTAAGTGGATCGCTCAGGTTTGA